Proteins from one Pseudoliparis swirei isolate HS2019 ecotype Mariana Trench chromosome 22, NWPU_hadal_v1, whole genome shotgun sequence genomic window:
- the sbk3 gene encoding uncharacterized serine/threonine-protein kinase SBK3 isoform X1, whose amino-acid sequence MTMCLCLCVCVCVCVQAAAALELDERCFLSAQSMSKLKVSDHFQVVKLLGEGSYGKVMLAVHRKRGTPMALKFFPRQSTSLTSFLREYNLSLSYCTHPSLTRALGIFFSTPSYYVFAQQAGLYGDLYSVIVSEDGVDEECVQRVMAQLSGAVTHLHSLGFVHRDIKPENIFLCDSSCRWVKLGDFGLSRAIGSTVRAVWYESPFCTPEVQPAKKAQKEREWEGTEEEMEDVWITVEPCIDSWALGVLGYCLLTCCFPWEESTHDDHGYRRFKEWFDRETEKEEKMRAGEWRGEEEIDSYTIMKEKQRDNPPPSQFEGLSPLVMTLFKELLHPEPKHRGSPEEILSYLGGPWLMETEIEEKRKADEAEKEARNIREGAGVEEELIREGRGER is encoded by the exons ATGACA atgtgtttgtgtttgtgtgtgtgtgtgtgtgtgtgtgtccaggcggCAGCAGCTCTGGAACTTGATGAGCGATGCTTCCTGTCAGCGCAGTCCATGTCCAAGCTGAAGGTATCCGATCACTTCCAGGTGGTGAAGCtcctgggagagggatcctaTGGAAAGGTCATGTTAGCTGTACACAGAAAGAGAG GAACGCCTATGGCTCTGAAGTTCTTCCCTCGTCAGTCTACCTCGCTCACCTCTTTCCTACGAGAATACAACCTCTCCCTTTCCTACTGCACTCATCCTTCTCTGACACGGGCCCTTGGCATCTTCTTTTCCACGCCGTCCTACTATGTCTTTGCCCAGCAAGCTGGTCTATACGGTGACCTCTACAGTGTGATAGTGTCAGAG GACGGCGTGGATGAAGAGTGTGTCCAGAGGGTGATGGCCCAGCTGAGCGGAGCGGTCACACATCTCCACTCGCTGGGCTTCGTCCACCGCGACATCAAACCTGAGAACATCTTCCTGTGTGACAGTTCCTGTCGCTGGGTCAAACTGGGGGACTTCGGCCTCTCCCGGGCCATTGGCTCCACTGTTCGTGCCGTCTGGTACGAGTCTCCCTTCTGCACTCCTGAGGTGCAACCTGCCAAGAAGGCTCAGAAGGAGAGGGAGTGGGAAGGGaccgaggaggagatggaggacgtTTGGATAACGGTGGAGCCATGTATTGACAGCTGGGCCCTCGGTGTACTCGGCTATTGCCTCTTAACCTGCTGCTTCCCCTGGGAGGAGAGCACCCACGACGACCATGGCTATCGTAGATTCAAGGAGTGGTTTGACCGGGAGactgaaaaggaggagaagatgagggcTGGTGAgtggaggggtgaggaggaaaTAGACAGTTATACAATCATGAAGGAGAAACAAAGGGACAACCCTCCTCCGTCACAGTTTGAGGGCCTCAGCCCGCTCGTGATGACTCTTTTCAAGGAGCTGCTCCACCCTGAACCCAAACACAGAGGCAGCCCTGAGGAGATCCTGAGCTACCTGGGAGGGCCGTGGCTGATGGAGACCGAGatcgaggagaagaggaaggcagACGAGGCAGAGAAGGAGGCCAGAAATATAAGAGAGGGAGCAGGTGTCGAAGAAGAACTAATTCGGgaaggaagaggggagagaTAA
- the sbk3 gene encoding uncharacterized serine/threonine-protein kinase SBK3 isoform X2, producing the protein MTAAAALELDERCFLSAQSMSKLKVSDHFQVVKLLGEGSYGKVMLAVHRKRGTPMALKFFPRQSTSLTSFLREYNLSLSYCTHPSLTRALGIFFSTPSYYVFAQQAGLYGDLYSVIVSEDGVDEECVQRVMAQLSGAVTHLHSLGFVHRDIKPENIFLCDSSCRWVKLGDFGLSRAIGSTVRAVWYESPFCTPEVQPAKKAQKEREWEGTEEEMEDVWITVEPCIDSWALGVLGYCLLTCCFPWEESTHDDHGYRRFKEWFDRETEKEEKMRAGEWRGEEEIDSYTIMKEKQRDNPPPSQFEGLSPLVMTLFKELLHPEPKHRGSPEEILSYLGGPWLMETEIEEKRKADEAEKEARNIREGAGVEEELIREGRGER; encoded by the exons ATGACA gcggCAGCAGCTCTGGAACTTGATGAGCGATGCTTCCTGTCAGCGCAGTCCATGTCCAAGCTGAAGGTATCCGATCACTTCCAGGTGGTGAAGCtcctgggagagggatcctaTGGAAAGGTCATGTTAGCTGTACACAGAAAGAGAG GAACGCCTATGGCTCTGAAGTTCTTCCCTCGTCAGTCTACCTCGCTCACCTCTTTCCTACGAGAATACAACCTCTCCCTTTCCTACTGCACTCATCCTTCTCTGACACGGGCCCTTGGCATCTTCTTTTCCACGCCGTCCTACTATGTCTTTGCCCAGCAAGCTGGTCTATACGGTGACCTCTACAGTGTGATAGTGTCAGAG GACGGCGTGGATGAAGAGTGTGTCCAGAGGGTGATGGCCCAGCTGAGCGGAGCGGTCACACATCTCCACTCGCTGGGCTTCGTCCACCGCGACATCAAACCTGAGAACATCTTCCTGTGTGACAGTTCCTGTCGCTGGGTCAAACTGGGGGACTTCGGCCTCTCCCGGGCCATTGGCTCCACTGTTCGTGCCGTCTGGTACGAGTCTCCCTTCTGCACTCCTGAGGTGCAACCTGCCAAGAAGGCTCAGAAGGAGAGGGAGTGGGAAGGGaccgaggaggagatggaggacgtTTGGATAACGGTGGAGCCATGTATTGACAGCTGGGCCCTCGGTGTACTCGGCTATTGCCTCTTAACCTGCTGCTTCCCCTGGGAGGAGAGCACCCACGACGACCATGGCTATCGTAGATTCAAGGAGTGGTTTGACCGGGAGactgaaaaggaggagaagatgagggcTGGTGAgtggaggggtgaggaggaaaTAGACAGTTATACAATCATGAAGGAGAAACAAAGGGACAACCCTCCTCCGTCACAGTTTGAGGGCCTCAGCCCGCTCGTGATGACTCTTTTCAAGGAGCTGCTCCACCCTGAACCCAAACACAGAGGCAGCCCTGAGGAGATCCTGAGCTACCTGGGAGGGCCGTGGCTGATGGAGACCGAGatcgaggagaagaggaaggcagACGAGGCAGAGAAGGAGGCCAGAAATATAAGAGAGGGAGCAGGTGTCGAAGAAGAACTAATTCGGgaaggaagaggggagagaTAA
- the LOC130213480 gene encoding adaptin ear-binding coat-associated protein 1-like: MATEGQAEYESVLCVKPEVCVYRIPPRASNRAIRAADWKLDAPDWTGRMRVTARGKTAFVKLEDKISGELFAQAPVDEYPSITVETVSDSSRYFVLRIQDDNGRSAFIGIGFGDRGDAFDFNVALQDHFKWVKQEEEFKKQAQEPDTTPKLDLGFKEGQTITLNIGQSKKKDRSRPQSTGGFGLLPPPPGGKIAPPPSARSTNHDTQPSAGGSDAGSLLDLDASNSNSDSTTTASSDLWGDFDSVSPK, encoded by the exons ATGGCGACCGAGGGTCAGGCTGAGTACGAGTCGGTCCTCTGTGTCAAACCTGAAGTCTGTGTCTACCGAATCCCCCCGAGAGCCTCCAACCGGGCCATCAG ggcTGCAGATTGGAAGCTGGACGCTCCCGACTGGACGGGTCGCATGCGTGTGACGGCCCGGGGGAAAACAGCCTTCGTGAAATTGGAAGACAAAATCTCTG GGGAGCTGTTTGCCCAAGCACCAGTGGACGAGTACCCTAGCATCACAGTGGAAACAGTGAGTGACTCAAGCCGTTACTTTGTGCTCCGCATCCAGGATGACAACG GCCGCAGTGCGTTCATAGGCATCGGGTTTGGAGACCGAGGCGATGCCTTCGACTTCAATGTTGCTCTTCAGGACCACTTCAA GTGGGTGAAACAGGAAGAGGAGTTTAAGAAGCAGGCGCAGGAGCCAGACACCACCCCAAAACTGGACCTGGGATTCAAAGAAGGACAGACTATCACTCTCAATATAGGG CAATCAAAAAAGAAGGACAGGTCTCGCCCGCAGAGTACAGGTGGATTTGGGCTTCTGCCACCTCCTCCTGGGGGCAAGatagccccgcctccttcagCCAGATCTACCAATCATGACACACAGCcatctgcaggaggaagtgacgcTG GTTCTTTGCTTGATCTGGACGCCAGTAACTCAAACTCGGACTCCACCACGACAGCCAGCTCTGACCTGTGGGGAGACTTTGACTCCGTTTCCCCGAAGTGA
- the mfap5 gene encoding microfibril associated protein 5, with the protein MGGLPVVLLLCSFHALTAVAQDQQTESPDALGSLLPDNCREEVYLCTRMYSVHRPIKRCIGALCLYSLSRVYVINNEVCRRTVCEQDEHRKAELCRELSGWPRRVERSSHRKRCRNRHSNPKTWANTA; encoded by the exons ATGGGCGGCCTTCCAGTGGTCCTGCTCCTCTGCAGTTTCCACG CGCTCACAGCTGTAGCCCAAGACCAGCAGACCG AGAGTCCTGATGCACTTGGGAGCCTTTTGCCGGACA ACTGTAGGGAGGAGGTGTATCTTTGCACCAGGATGTACTCGGTCCACCGGCCCATCAAGAGATGTATTGGCGCTCTTTGTCTCTACAG CCTTTCTCGTGTCTACGTGATCAACAACGAAGTGTGTAGGAGGACTGTGTGCGAGCAGGACGAGCATCGCAAAG CTGAACTGTGCAGAGAGTTGTCCGGGTGGCCCAGGCGTGTAGAGAGGTCATCTCATAGGAAACGCTGTCGCAATCGCCATAGCAACCCCAAAACCTGGGCAAACACGGCCTGA